One genomic region from Candidatus Tisiphia endosymbiont of Dioctria linearis encodes:
- a CDS encoding MFS transporter: MWLLSIGTFLEYFDLMIYVHMAIFLNELFFPKTDPHTTSLYYAATFCSTYLLRPLGALIFGWICDNIGRKQTVIITTITMAVSCVVMANLPTYAQIGSLAAWIAIICRAVQGISSMGEIVGAELYLTEMLHPPIQYASVGLIGVCAILGTLAALGVASLVASHIFNWRMAFWTGAIVALIGSVARTKLRETPEFADAKRRIKKVLRKTNTDINILQDYPLLQEKVNKKTAIAFFLLQCALPVCVYFIYIYCGNILKTSFGYTLSEVIYHNFIVCLMEVLVTLILCYLSLEVYPLVIMKIILLIFSIFMTFCPYLLNNINFPYQLFFIQFFIVLFGKCLSPAIPICLKSFPILKRFTCASITFAGSRALMYVISSFCFVYLIEYFGNWGIWFIMIPTIIGFVYGLSHFENLAKPA; the protein is encoded by the coding sequence ATGTGGTTATTGTCAATAGGAACCTTCCTTGAATATTTTGATTTGATGATATATGTTCACATGGCGATATTTCTTAATGAATTATTTTTTCCAAAAACCGACCCACACACTACTTCTTTGTATTATGCAGCTACTTTTTGCTCAACTTACTTACTTAGACCGTTAGGTGCTTTAATATTTGGATGGATATGTGATAATATAGGGCGTAAGCAAACAGTTATCATCACAACTATTACAATGGCTGTATCATGTGTTGTTATGGCTAATCTGCCTACTTATGCACAAATAGGGAGCTTAGCGGCTTGGATAGCGATCATCTGCCGAGCTGTTCAAGGTATATCTTCTATGGGTGAAATAGTAGGGGCAGAACTTTATTTAACTGAAATGCTTCATCCACCTATACAATATGCAAGTGTTGGATTGATAGGGGTTTGTGCTATCCTAGGAACGTTAGCTGCTTTAGGAGTTGCCTCACTTGTTGCTTCTCATATCTTTAACTGGCGTATGGCATTTTGGACGGGTGCAATAGTTGCCTTAATTGGTTCAGTAGCTCGTACAAAATTAAGAGAGACACCAGAATTTGCTGATGCAAAGCGTCGAATAAAAAAAGTTTTAAGAAAAACTAATACCGATATAAATATTTTACAAGACTATCCTCTTTTGCAAGAAAAAGTTAATAAAAAAACAGCAATAGCTTTCTTTTTATTACAATGTGCCTTACCGGTATGTGTTTATTTTATTTATATATATTGTGGTAATATTTTAAAAACTAGCTTTGGTTATACATTGTCCGAAGTTATTTATCATAATTTTATTGTTTGTCTAATGGAGGTGTTAGTCACATTAATATTATGTTATTTAAGTTTAGAAGTGTATCCATTAGTAATCATGAAAATTATACTGCTAATATTTTCTATTTTTATGACATTTTGTCCTTATTTATTGAATAATATTAATTTTCCTTATCAGTTATTTTTCATTCAATTCTTTATAGTTTTATTTGGGAAATGCCTAAGTCCTGCTATTCCCATTTGTTTAAAAAGCTTTCCTATATTAAAACGTTTTACCTGTGCTAGCATTACATTTGCTGGATCTCGTGCTTTAATGTATGTTATTAGCTCTTTTTGTTTTGTCTACCTTATTGAGTATTTTGGCAATTGGGGAATATGGTTTATTATGATTCCGACAATTATCGGTTTTGTCTATGGGTTATCTCATTTTGAAAATCTGGCAAAACCAGCTTAA
- a CDS encoding ABC transporter ATP-binding protein, with protein sequence MTSKLVSIEIVDGFVEGINNQQRVESLRRFLIKGGNIFPSSIPILNNINFSCKTGEKIAFIGSNGSGKSSLIKVIAGIYPLKFGTVKVHGDFAAIIETGIGFELEQTGRENIKMLMLYNNMLSRYSKELEREIIIFSELGSKIDLPVKNYSSGMLSRLAFSVSVFQDADILLLDEIFATGDSYFVEKSTNFMKNKLQNIPILILVSHQENIIRDNCNRCILLKEGSIISDGNPSEILEIYNSGNY encoded by the coding sequence ATGACGTCTAAACTAGTATCTATAGAAATAGTTGATGGTTTTGTCGAAGGAATCAACAATCAACAAAGAGTAGAAAGCTTAAGGCGTTTTCTTATTAAAGGGGGTAATATTTTTCCTTCGTCAATTCCTATCTTAAATAATATAAATTTTTCCTGTAAAACAGGTGAAAAAATTGCATTTATTGGTAGTAATGGTTCAGGCAAAAGTTCTTTGATTAAGGTAATTGCTGGAATTTATCCATTAAAATTTGGAACAGTTAAAGTTCATGGTGATTTTGCCGCTATCATTGAGACTGGCATAGGATTTGAGTTAGAGCAAACTGGCAGAGAAAATATTAAAATGCTTATGCTTTATAATAATATGTTAAGTAGATACAGTAAAGAATTAGAACGAGAGATTATAATTTTTTCTGAACTAGGTAGTAAGATAGATTTACCAGTAAAAAATTATAGTTCTGGTATGTTATCAAGATTAGCTTTCTCTGTATCGGTTTTTCAAGATGCAGATATTCTTTTGTTAGATGAAATTTTTGCTACTGGTGATAGTTATTTTGTTGAAAAATCTACTAATTTTATGAAGAATAAGTTACAAAATATACCAATTCTAATATTAGTAAGTCATCAGGAAAATATTATTAGGGATAATTGTAATAGATGTATCTTATTAAAAGAAGGTAGTATTATCTCCGATGGCAATCCAAGTGAAATATTAGAAATTTATAATAGTGGGAATTACTAA
- the hemH gene encoding ferrochelatase — translation MSENLDIKISQKKIAIVLFNLGGPDSLSSVRQFLFNLFYDRAIINLPNPLRFIIAKIISITRNKKSQKIYSLIGNKSPILQETESQKGAIIEKLKNTINDDFRVFIAMRHFFPNSEEAVRRINEYNPSEIILLPLYPHFSSTTTGSSIKDFVSSFQKNIYSNLDIPIKTICCYPIDDQFIKSHLLLIKKSLKKLKNKCIFRILFSAHGLPTKIIKAGDPYQWQIEKTVENIVSNLNIDNLDYKITYQSRVGPVEWLKPNTEDEIEIAGKENKPLIIVPIAFVSEHVETLVELDIEYRKISDKYGIEYIRTPTMGVNELFINSLTKMISNLIDCGEETKNLICSSINKKICPGNFTMCPCIVNSGEFSDVINPISI, via the coding sequence ATGTCAGAAAATTTAGATATTAAAATCTCTCAAAAAAAAATAGCTATTGTACTTTTTAATCTTGGTGGACCAGATAGTTTAAGCTCAGTTAGGCAGTTCTTATTTAATTTATTTTATGACAGAGCGATTATTAATCTACCAAATCCTCTAAGATTTATTATTGCTAAAATAATATCAATTACCAGAAATAAAAAATCTCAAAAAATATACTCTCTAATAGGTAATAAGTCACCTATTTTACAGGAAACAGAATCTCAGAAAGGTGCCATTATAGAAAAGTTAAAAAATACTATAAATGATGATTTTAGAGTTTTTATAGCAATGCGTCATTTTTTCCCTAATTCTGAAGAAGCCGTAAGAAGAATAAATGAATATAATCCTTCAGAAATAATATTATTACCATTATACCCACATTTTTCTAGTACTACTACTGGGTCTTCGATTAAAGATTTTGTATCTTCTTTCCAAAAAAATATATATTCAAATTTAGATATACCAATTAAAACTATTTGTTGTTATCCCATTGATGATCAATTTATTAAATCTCACTTACTGTTAATAAAAAAATCGTTAAAAAAGTTGAAAAACAAATGTATTTTTCGTATATTATTTTCAGCTCATGGACTGCCTACAAAAATAATAAAAGCAGGTGATCCTTATCAATGGCAAATTGAAAAAACTGTAGAAAATATAGTGTCTAATCTTAACATAGATAATTTAGATTATAAAATAACTTATCAAAGCCGTGTTGGTCCGGTGGAATGGTTAAAACCTAACACAGAGGATGAAATTGAAATAGCTGGTAAAGAAAATAAACCTCTTATAATAGTTCCAATAGCATTTGTATCAGAGCATGTTGAAACATTAGTAGAATTAGATATTGAATATAGAAAAATATCTGACAAATATGGGATAGAATATATTAGAACTCCCACTATGGGGGTAAATGAATTATTTATTAATAGTTTAACTAAGATGATATCAAATTTAATTGATTGTGGAGAAGAAACGAAAAACTTAATATGTAGTTCAATTAACAAGAAAATATGTCCTGGTAATTTTACTATGTGTCCTTGTATAGTCAATTCAGGAGAATTTAGTGACGTTATAAATCCGATTAGTATTTAG
- the hemJ gene encoding protoporphyrinogen oxidase HemJ → MASYYLWFKAFHLISAISWMVGLLYLPRLYVYHSRVAVGSESDKTFQLMESKLLRIIMNPAMISTYTLGIINSYIYGLVALGTWFYIKMTAVLCITIFHGLLSRWRKNFVDGKNNHSEKFYRMVNEVPALLMIIAVIMVIVKPFD, encoded by the coding sequence ATGGCTAGTTATTATTTATGGTTTAAAGCATTCCATCTTATATCGGCAATTTCTTGGATGGTGGGTTTATTATACTTGCCAAGATTATATGTATATCATTCTAGAGTTGCGGTAGGGAGTGAATCTGATAAAACATTTCAGTTAATGGAAAGTAAGTTGCTCAGAATAATTATGAATCCTGCTATGATAAGTACCTATACTTTAGGTATAATCAATAGTTATATATATGGGTTAGTAGCTTTAGGAACATGGTTTTATATAAAAATGACAGCAGTTTTATGCATAACTATTTTTCACGGTTTATTATCTAGATGGCGAAAGAATTTTGTTGATGGAAAAAATAATCATTCTGAGAAATTTTATCGTATGGTCAATGAAGTTCCGGCATTATTGATGATCATAGCGGTTATTATGGTTATTGTTAAACCATTTGATTAA
- the hemE gene encoding uroporphyrinogen decarboxylase has translation MNQILQTFKKNNNYTPIWLMRQAGRYLPEYQKIRKTVSGFLNLCYDVNKAVEVTLQPIRRYNFDAAIVFSDILVLPDALGWDVKFEENIGPILRKFQSKEDFKYLKENSSEKLNVVYEIINKIKANLPTNTVLIGFAGSPWTVMTYMLEGKGKQSFETSKRFIYENNNLARELLDFITEKTIIHLIGQVIAGADLVQLFDSWAGILEETEYDQFVIQPTKKIVIALKKQFPYLPIIGFPRGSGLLYEKYINNTGVDVIGVDQFVPVSSMKLWSEKIIVQGNLDPFILLTNQEIIEEKVSKIILNFKRKNFIFNLGHGILPNTPVENVEFLVNYVRKFRY, from the coding sequence ATGAACCAGATATTACAAACTTTTAAGAAAAATAATAATTATACACCAATTTGGCTAATGCGTCAGGCTGGTAGATATTTACCTGAATACCAAAAAATAAGAAAAACTGTTAGTGGTTTCCTAAATTTATGTTATGATGTTAATAAGGCTGTAGAAGTTACCTTACAACCAATAAGAAGATATAATTTTGATGCAGCTATAGTTTTTTCTGATATTCTTGTTTTACCTGATGCACTAGGATGGGATGTTAAATTTGAAGAAAATATAGGACCAATATTACGTAAATTTCAATCAAAAGAAGATTTTAAATATCTTAAAGAAAATTCTAGTGAAAAATTAAATGTAGTTTATGAGATAATAAATAAAATTAAAGCAAATTTGCCAACTAATACTGTACTAATAGGCTTTGCCGGTAGTCCATGGACGGTAATGACTTATATGCTTGAAGGAAAAGGTAAGCAAAGTTTTGAGACAAGTAAAAGATTTATTTATGAAAATAATAATTTAGCACGAGAACTTCTAGACTTTATAACTGAGAAGACTATTATCCACTTAATAGGACAAGTAATAGCTGGAGCGGACTTAGTACAATTATTCGATTCATGGGCAGGGATATTAGAAGAAACAGAATATGACCAGTTTGTTATACAACCAACAAAAAAAATAGTAATAGCTTTAAAAAAACAATTTCCTTACTTACCGATTATAGGTTTTCCAAGAGGTTCTGGACTTTTATATGAAAAATATATTAATAATACTGGCGTAGATGTTATTGGGGTTGATCAATTTGTACCGGTTAGTTCTATGAAATTATGGAGCGAAAAAATTATTGTACAAGGTAATCTGGATCCTTTTATATTACTTACTAATCAAGAGATTATTGAGGAAAAAGTTAGTAAAATAATTTTAAATTTTAAAAGAAAGAACTTTATATTTAATCTTGGACATGGTATATTACCAAATACACCAGTTGAAAATGTTGAATTTTTAGTTAATTATGTCAGAAAATTTAGATATTAA
- a CDS encoding N-acetylmuramoyl-L-alanine amidase — protein sequence MSKQNNGISNTNHCKFSAPREGIEPSCVVLTYSVSTTLDQALTALQERGSSVHYIIDKYGKQYQYHNGLESKTFFAGDSSWKGKKNVNDFGISIMFINDSKNEFTPYQIEKSKVCLTDIKERYPDLNIKDDLVGLGEVAERHVAPGKLFPWKILAEAGFGKFIDTTKEQQEKILICKDAQGETVSNVQSQLKNHGYNISVDEKCGDKTVKWFEKFNARYVPEQKLSNSWSEADQYVLDNIHPNHVVDLVGDSPSI from the coding sequence ATGAGTAAGCAAAATAATGGTATTAGTAATACTAATCATTGTAAATTTTCTGCACCTAGAGAAGGAATAGAACCAAGTTGTGTTGTGCTAACCTATTCAGTTAGCACAACATTAGACCAAGCATTAACTGCTTTGCAAGAAAGAGGATCAAGTGTACATTACATAATAGATAAATATGGTAAACAATATCAATATCATAATGGCTTAGAGTCAAAAACATTTTTTGCCGGCGATAGTAGTTGGAAAGGGAAAAAAAATGTTAATGATTTTGGCATATCTATCATGTTTATTAATGATTCAAAAAATGAATTTACACCTTATCAAATAGAAAAATCAAAAGTATGTCTTACAGATATTAAAGAAAGATATCCTGATTTAAATATTAAGGATGATCTTGTTGGTCTTGGTGAAGTAGCTGAAAGACATGTGGCACCTGGAAAACTCTTTCCTTGGAAAATTCTTGCAGAAGCTGGTTTTGGTAAATTTATAGACACTACAAAAGAACAACAAGAAAAAATACTAATATGTAAGGATGCTCAAGGAGAAACAGTTTCTAATGTTCAATCTCAGTTAAAAAATCATGGTTACAATATTTCAGTTGATGAAAAATGTGGTGACAAAACTGTAAAATGGTTTGAGAAATTTAATGCACGATATGTTCCAGAACAAAAATTATCAAATAGTTGGTCTGAAGCAGATCAATATGTTTTAGATAATATTCATCCTAATCATGTCGTTGATTTAGTAGGTGATTCTCCAAGCATATAA
- a CDS encoding pyruvate, water dikinase regulatory protein: protein MNKLVIHLVSDSSVQAVKHASHTSLSQFSKIESKLYHWPMLRNAELLNEVLRKIKMKPGLVLYTILDYELRRNLTKFCYDLKIPCISVVGRIVKENSDFLGVETEGSLVYDYEFDESYFDKIHAIDYTFRHDDGQMTSELDEADIILVGPSRTSKTPTSVYLAYNGFKTANIPYIHGYPFLDILGNVTKQLIIGLVIDPARLIEIRETRMHSLQISDNTSYTNFKVVQEECMQVKQICEQQGWSIIDVSRRSIEETASVIMKLYYDRNKYVLTNYDK from the coding sequence ATGAATAAGCTAGTTATTCACTTGGTTTCAGACTCTTCAGTACAAGCAGTTAAGCATGCATCTCATACTTCTTTGTCACAATTTAGTAAAATTGAGTCAAAATTATATCATTGGCCAATGTTAAGAAATGCAGAATTATTGAATGAGGTTTTGAGAAAAATTAAAATGAAGCCAGGCTTGGTATTATACACTATTTTAGATTATGAACTAAGAAGAAATTTAACTAAATTTTGTTATGATTTGAAAATTCCTTGTATTTCTGTCGTAGGTAGAATTGTAAAAGAAAATTCAGATTTTTTAGGTGTAGAAACAGAAGGAAGTTTAGTTTATGATTATGAATTTGATGAAAGTTATTTTGATAAAATTCATGCTATTGATTATACATTTAGACATGATGATGGTCAGATGACTAGTGAATTAGACGAAGCTGATATTATTCTGGTTGGTCCTTCTAGGACGTCAAAAACACCGACTTCTGTATATTTAGCATATAATGGATTTAAAACGGCAAATATACCTTATATACATGGTTATCCATTTTTAGATATTTTGGGAAATGTAACAAAACAACTTATAATTGGTTTAGTTATTGATCCAGCTAGATTGATTGAAATAAGAGAAACTAGAATGCATTCTTTACAGATAAGTGATAATACTAGCTATACTAATTTTAAAGTAGTCCAGGAAGAATGTATGCAAGTAAAACAAATTTGTGAACAACAAGGATGGTCAATAATTGATGTTTCAAGAAGATCTATAGAAGAAACTGCTTCTGTGATTATGAAACTTTATTATGATCGTAATAAGTATGTTTTAACAAATTATGATAAATAG
- a CDS encoding ABC transporter permease → MLKYFFSKKYWLSVILLTQASISRQNKDSFLGSLWGLVQPFVHIITISFFVGFLLKQPRETMIMNLVGAIPLWTFIVTSLNISSNSLTSRSGIIKKIIISRTIFPISDSLAQVYNLIYSFVAMYIAFIILYPERFSINVLFVPILVLPLVISVCSSSIAFAFLTPYIRDVPQILNLIFSVVYWSIPIVYPYSMVPESKRIFFEINPIFLVIRPVQFLITEGILPDTFMIIKSIIVAIIVTFFSYLGYRFFAKNVIYYI, encoded by the coding sequence ATGTTAAAGTATTTTTTTTCCAAAAAATACTGGTTGTCAGTAATATTATTAACCCAAGCTTCTATATCTCGTCAAAATAAAGATTCTTTCTTGGGTTCGTTATGGGGTTTAGTTCAGCCTTTTGTCCATATAATAACCATTTCATTTTTTGTTGGATTTTTACTTAAACAACCAAGAGAAACAATGATTATGAATTTAGTTGGAGCTATACCATTATGGACGTTTATTGTTACTAGTTTAAATATATCATCAAATTCATTAACTAGTCGTAGTGGAATTATAAAAAAGATCATAATTTCTAGAACCATCTTTCCTATATCAGACAGTTTAGCACAAGTTTATAACCTAATTTACTCGTTTGTAGCTATGTATATAGCTTTTATAATTTTATATCCTGAAAGATTTAGTATAAATGTATTATTTGTACCAATTCTTGTCTTACCGTTGGTTATTTCAGTGTGCAGTAGTTCCATTGCCTTTGCATTTTTAACCCCATATATACGAGATGTTCCTCAAATTTTAAATCTAATTTTTAGTGTTGTATATTGGAGTATACCAATAGTGTACCCATATTCTATGGTACCAGAATCAAAAAGAATATTTTTTGAGATTAATCCTATTTTTCTTGTTATAAGACCAGTTCAATTCTTAATAACAGAAGGAATACTGCCAGATACATTCATGATTATCAAGTCTATTATTGTAGCTATTATTGTTACTTTTTTCAGTTATCTTGGTTATAGGTTTTTTGCTAAAAATGTCATATATTATATATGA
- the nudC gene encoding NAD(+) diphosphatase, giving the protein MASSDKNFNELDYEVLSVKPYLSTISSNLQELVLKGYHWLQWDIQSKFCGKCGHPLKSMIKTTEKKCTMCKYSFFPRFSPAIIVLVKNKNQILLACSPKFPMEVYSAIAGFVDIGETAEMAIKRELREEVGIEVKNITYVGSQTWPFPDSFMIAFKADYLSGNITLDKKEIEDAQWFNVDTLPTLPERASISRKLIDFVLNEMSMR; this is encoded by the coding sequence TTGGCATCTTCCGATAAAAATTTTAATGAATTAGATTATGAAGTTTTATCAGTTAAACCTTATTTATCAACTATAAGTTCCAACCTACAAGAACTTGTTTTGAAGGGATATCATTGGTTACAGTGGGATATTCAATCAAAGTTTTGTGGCAAGTGTGGTCATCCACTCAAATCTATGATTAAAACAACTGAGAAAAAATGCACTATGTGTAAGTACTCATTTTTTCCTAGATTTTCTCCAGCAATTATTGTGTTAGTAAAGAATAAAAATCAAATTCTCCTTGCATGCTCACCTAAATTCCCAATGGAAGTGTACAGTGCAATTGCTGGATTTGTAGATATAGGAGAAACGGCAGAAATGGCTATTAAGCGCGAGCTTAGAGAAGAAGTAGGTATTGAAGTAAAGAATATAACTTATGTTGGTAGTCAAACTTGGCCATTTCCTGATAGTTTTATGATTGCTTTCAAAGCTGATTATTTATCAGGCAACATTACATTGGATAAAAAAGAAATAGAAGATGCTCAATGGTTTAATGTAGATACACTTCCTACATTACCAGAGAGAGCAAGTATTTCAAGAAAATTAATTGATTTTGTTTTAAATGAAATGTCAATGAGATAA
- the trxA gene encoding thioredoxin, with amino-acid sequence MTSNITDDSFDKEVLQSTDPVLVDFWAEWCGPCKILTPILEELSKELVGKVKIVKMDIEQNHNIPSSLGIRAIPTMILFKDGKQLATKTGLFPKNAIEEWIDSSIKM; translated from the coding sequence ATGACAAGTAATATAACAGATGATTCTTTTGATAAAGAAGTTTTACAATCTACTGATCCTGTATTAGTTGATTTTTGGGCTGAATGGTGTGGACCATGCAAAATATTGACCCCTATTCTTGAAGAATTGAGTAAGGAATTGGTAGGAAAGGTAAAAATTGTTAAAATGGATATAGAGCAAAATCATAATATACCTTCAAGTTTAGGTATCCGTGCTATACCTACGATGATTCTATTCAAGGATGGCAAACAACTAGCTACTAAGACTGGATTATTTCCTAAAAATGCTATTGAAGAATGGATTGATTCTTCAATAAAAATGTAA
- a CDS encoding primosomal protein N', with product MQIAKILLPLANLFPLDYSIPNELELAIGDLVIVPFRNKELTGIVWQLDIEVSEKYNKIKSVKQKVPLEFKLNQEILSLIKWAANYYMVELGSIAKLVLPIDIAEQPIKIKHQELNKDFTLPPLSIDQQKALSLLSQSDKPSIIKGVTGSGKTEIYFHLLAEYLRKGKQILIMLPEIALSQQIINRFIERFGFNPIIWNSAVTKAQKKMILRGLLNNEIKVIIGARSSLFLPYPSLGLIIIDEEHDSSYKQDDGILYNARDVAILRGSLSATKVVLCSATPSIETIYNVNTDKYQLIELSSRYQDATLPEIQIIDMKKENLPKNSYLSTKLIESIREKLASKEQVLLFLNRRGYAPLMLCKLCGYRFTCNSCSAWLVVHKSSKKLECHHCGYQSRIHIVCPDCLEKDSLTICGPGIERIEEETRSIFPDSKISVISKDHSQKSKDIQELLYKMEHLEIDILIGTQMITKGYHFPNLTLVGVIDADLGTVNSGDLRSSERNYQLLHQVGGRAGREDKKGVVLMQSYYPDNAIFSYIKNGGDQFLQYELKTRQAENMPPFTKMASIILSGKSEHKVFEISRNLVAIAPKSSARILGPSSALMSKLAGKFRYRILIIVDRKFNLQKFLQIWLSLIKIPSFCHLKIDIDPKSFH from the coding sequence ATGCAAATTGCTAAAATATTATTGCCATTGGCTAATCTTTTTCCATTGGATTATTCAATTCCAAATGAATTAGAATTAGCTATAGGGGATTTAGTAATAGTCCCTTTTAGAAATAAGGAACTAACTGGTATAGTCTGGCAGTTAGATATTGAAGTTTCAGAGAAATATAACAAAATCAAATCTGTTAAACAGAAAGTACCACTTGAATTTAAACTTAATCAAGAGATATTATCGCTAATTAAGTGGGCTGCTAATTATTACATGGTAGAGCTTGGTTCAATTGCAAAGTTGGTTTTACCAATTGATATTGCTGAGCAACCTATAAAAATAAAACATCAAGAATTAAATAAAGATTTTACTTTACCACCCCTCTCAATAGATCAACAAAAGGCACTTTCTCTATTAAGTCAATCAGATAAACCATCAATTATTAAGGGAGTAACCGGATCAGGTAAAACAGAAATTTATTTCCATTTATTAGCTGAATATTTGAGGAAAGGTAAGCAAATATTGATAATGTTACCAGAAATTGCTTTAAGTCAACAAATTATAAATCGTTTTATAGAAAGATTTGGATTTAATCCGATAATATGGAATTCGGCAGTTACTAAAGCTCAGAAAAAGATGATTTTAAGAGGTTTGCTGAACAATGAAATTAAAGTCATAATTGGTGCTAGAAGTAGTTTATTTCTACCGTATCCTAGTCTTGGATTAATTATTATTGATGAAGAGCATGATAGTTCTTATAAGCAAGATGATGGTATATTATATAATGCTCGTGACGTAGCAATATTGCGAGGAAGCCTATCTGCAACAAAAGTAGTATTATGCTCAGCTACTCCATCTATTGAAACAATTTATAATGTAAATACAGATAAATATCAATTAATTGAATTGTCAAGTCGTTACCAAGATGCAACTTTACCAGAAATTCAAATAATAGATATGAAGAAGGAAAATTTACCAAAAAATTCTTATTTATCTACAAAGTTAATAGAGTCAATTCGTGAAAAGCTGGCAAGCAAAGAGCAAGTATTATTATTTCTAAATCGTAGAGGTTATGCTCCGTTAATGTTGTGTAAACTTTGTGGTTATCGTTTTACTTGTAATTCTTGTTCTGCTTGGTTAGTGGTACATAAATCTAGTAAAAAACTTGAATGTCACCATTGTGGTTATCAGAGTAGGATTCATATTGTTTGTCCAGATTGTTTAGAAAAAGATTCTTTAACTATATGTGGTCCTGGAATTGAGAGAATTGAAGAAGAAACTAGGAGTATTTTTCCTGATAGTAAAATTTCTGTAATTAGTAAAGATCATTCTCAAAAATCTAAAGATATACAAGAATTACTATATAAAATGGAACATTTGGAAATTGATATTTTAATTGGTACTCAGATGATTACTAAAGGTTATCATTTTCCCAATCTTACCTTAGTGGGTGTTATTGATGCTGATCTTGGAACAGTTAATAGTGGAGATTTACGATCAAGTGAACGTAACTATCAGTTACTTCATCAAGTTGGAGGTAGGGCAGGAAGAGAAGATAAAAAAGGTGTAGTATTAATGCAAAGTTATTATCCAGATAATGCTATATTTAGCTATATAAAAAATGGAGGAGATCAATTTTTGCAATATGAGCTTAAAACAAGACAAGCAGAAAATATGCCACCTTTTACCAAAATGGCATCGATAATTTTATCTGGAAAAAGTGAACATAAAGTGTTTGAAATATCCAGAAATTTAGTTGCCATTGCTCCAAAAAGTTCAGCACGAATACTTGGACCATCTAGTGCCTTAATGTCTAAATTAGCAGGAAAATTTCGCTATCGTATCTTAATCATAGTAGATAGGAAATTTAATCTACAGAAATTCTTGCAAATATGGTTAAGTTTAATCAAAATCCCCTCTTTTTGTCACTTGAAAATAGACATTGATCCTAAGAGTTTTCATTAA
- a CDS encoding AbrB/MazE/SpoVT family DNA-binding domain-containing protein, whose product MTALKSYIDSNGRLAIPAKIRKKLQLKAGDEVSIKYKGFELIVSTFHANIERVRNILSKYKDIDLQKELEIMRSEDVNRF is encoded by the coding sequence ATGACAGCACTAAAAAGTTATATAGATAGTAATGGCAGACTTGCTATCCCAGCTAAGATTAGAAAAAAGCTGCAACTTAAAGCAGGTGATGAAGTTTCTATTAAATATAAAGGTTTTGAATTAATAGTTTCAACTTTTCATGCTAATATAGAAAGAGTCAGAAATATTTTAAGTAAATACAAGGATATTGATTTACAAAAAGAGTTGGAGATTATGAGAAGTGAAGATGTCAACAGGTTCTAA